One genomic region from Chitinophagales bacterium encodes:
- a CDS encoding CoA transferase: MEEKNIFQSIFKSIPQRFLPKRCKRKSVSVLFEFSDQMDKSFIVAIDQDVCKTIYPVEKHVFDCKVESTLSDYVDLETGKLSPQEALMSGRLMVSDIELMLDFSNAFMPFSEFEKTRHSGSTQANKTKAKTHRPEKSGTLKDLLVLDFTKLLPGPLCSRILADRGADVIKIEDPSSPDSIRGFPPFEGDQSLFYKALNRNKKSWKIAFRDKSEKEVLLERIESADVLIEQFRPGVMNAFDLDYETLKAVNPSLIYVSISGYGQKGEYASEPGHDINYMARSGVLSQIKDEHGKPFVPAVQIADIFGGSMQAVQEILFALIERNQSGKGQHIDINMTGGVTPLLTLTATHLQGTSDENSFVLNGQHINYSIYQSKEGDHFALGALEPKFWNRFCEHIEKEEWKSRLLSNDKKHRDELKALFKSKDSDYWRKIEKAGDCCLSEVLDISKGIDKFPEFWSETSGGNKFPAAPGFNFWEAPDLGEDE, encoded by the coding sequence ATGGAAGAAAAAAACATTTTCCAAAGCATTTTTAAAAGCATCCCTCAAAGGTTTTTGCCAAAACGCTGTAAGCGAAAATCCGTTAGTGTTTTGTTTGAATTTTCAGATCAGATGGACAAGAGTTTTATAGTGGCTATTGATCAGGATGTGTGCAAGACAATCTATCCGGTAGAAAAGCATGTATTTGACTGCAAGGTAGAAAGTACCTTGTCAGACTATGTTGATCTGGAAACCGGGAAATTAAGCCCACAGGAAGCCTTGATGAGTGGTCGCCTTATGGTCAGCGATATTGAGTTGATGCTGGATTTTAGCAATGCTTTTATGCCATTCAGCGAATTTGAAAAAACCCGGCACTCAGGTTCAACGCAAGCCAATAAAACAAAAGCAAAAACACATCGTCCGGAAAAATCCGGCACTCTGAAAGATTTGCTGGTTTTGGATTTCACCAAGCTATTGCCCGGTCCTTTGTGCAGCAGAATATTGGCCGATAGGGGTGCGGATGTAATAAAAATAGAAGATCCCTCCAGCCCCGACAGTATTCGGGGATTTCCTCCTTTTGAAGGCGATCAGAGTTTGTTTTATAAAGCTTTGAACAGAAACAAAAAAAGCTGGAAAATCGCTTTTAGGGACAAATCGGAAAAAGAAGTATTACTGGAAAGAATTGAATCAGCTGATGTTTTAATTGAGCAATTCCGTCCCGGGGTGATGAATGCCTTTGACCTGGATTATGAAACGCTGAAAGCCGTCAATCCTTCCCTGATTTATGTGTCCATAAGTGGCTATGGCCAAAAAGGTGAGTACGCTTCCGAACCCGGCCATGATATCAATTATATGGCAAGGTCGGGTGTGTTGAGCCAGATCAAAGATGAGCACGGTAAGCCTTTTGTTCCCGCAGTACAGATTGCTGATATTTTTGGCGGATCTATGCAGGCTGTGCAGGAAATTCTGTTTGCATTGATAGAAAGAAACCAAAGCGGAAAAGGACAGCACATTGACATCAATATGACGGGCGGTGTTACCCCGCTTTTAACGCTTACTGCCACACATTTGCAGGGAACCAGTGATGAAAACAGCTTTGTGCTGAACGGACAACACATCAATTACAGCATTTACCAAAGCAAAGAGGGCGATCATTTTGCGCTGGGTGCACTGGAACCTAAATTCTGGAACCGCTTTTGCGAACATATTGAAAAAGAAGAATGGAAAAGCCGCCTGCTCAGCAATGACAAGAAACACCGCGATGAACTTAAGGCTTTGTTCAAAAGCAAAGACAGCGACTACTGGCGAAAAATAGAAAAAGCGGGTGACTGCTGTCTTAGCGAAGTCCTGGATATATCAAAGGGCATAGACAAATTCCCCGAATTCTGGTCTGAAACCAGTGGAGGGAATAAATTTCCAGCAGCACCTGGATTTAATTTCTGGGAGGCACCGGATTTGGGGGAAGATGAATAA
- a CDS encoding acyl-CoA dehydrogenase family protein encodes MMKHPYFNEDHEMFRSSVKQFVEKEILPFADQWEEDKKIPKSLWTKMGDQGFLGINFPEKYGGTDNDFFYSVILLEELAKSGYAGVSAAQGVHQYMSTAHLLRTGSDFLKEKYLPKAISGEWIGSLAITEPIAGSDVANIKTTAVKKEGHYIINGQKTFITNGVFGDFICLACKTKLEDGINGISLIMVDQNLPGVKKNQLKKMGWHCSDTAELFFDDVKVPENHLVGEENQGFFYIMDCFQLERLVTGISSVAGAEAGIDATLKYMSEREAFGRTLNKFQILRHRLIDLYTELESVRQLSYYASWKHQNGQDAVKESCMSKLKATELAKEASDVCLQMFGGNGYMHGYPIERMYRDARVGTIVGGTSEIMKEIIGKIWLDDVSYKPVYKNSQKDKLKEEKMSKKPETAREIIESLPERFKSEKSEGVDTVFHFDIEGERGGQWTITVAEQKLDLKEGLHGEAKCVLKTKDAVYEDSELGRTNAQMAVMMGKIKISNIGEMMKFVGLFKRLH; translated from the coding sequence ATGATGAAGCACCCCTATTTCAATGAAGACCATGAAATGTTTCGCAGCAGTGTAAAACAATTCGTAGAAAAGGAAATTCTCCCTTTTGCCGATCAGTGGGAAGAAGATAAAAAAATACCAAAATCCCTCTGGACTAAAATGGGGGATCAGGGTTTTCTGGGCATCAATTTTCCTGAAAAATACGGAGGCACTGACAATGATTTTTTCTATTCCGTAATCCTGCTCGAAGAACTGGCAAAATCAGGCTATGCAGGTGTATCAGCAGCCCAGGGTGTGCATCAGTATATGTCAACAGCGCATTTGCTCAGAACCGGCAGCGATTTCCTGAAAGAAAAATATTTGCCCAAAGCCATCAGTGGAGAATGGATTGGTTCGCTGGCTATAACAGAACCGATAGCTGGCTCTGATGTGGCCAATATCAAAACAACGGCTGTCAAAAAAGAGGGGCATTACATCATCAATGGTCAAAAGACCTTTATTACCAATGGGGTGTTTGGCGATTTTATTTGCCTGGCTTGTAAAACAAAACTTGAAGATGGCATCAATGGCATTAGCTTGATCATGGTAGATCAAAATTTACCAGGGGTAAAGAAAAACCAACTTAAAAAAATGGGCTGGCACTGTTCTGATACAGCAGAACTCTTTTTTGATGATGTAAAAGTGCCGGAAAACCATTTGGTGGGAGAGGAGAACCAGGGTTTTTTCTACATCATGGATTGCTTTCAGTTGGAAAGACTGGTTACTGGAATTTCATCAGTTGCTGGTGCTGAAGCCGGAATTGATGCTACACTGAAATATATGTCTGAACGGGAAGCTTTTGGCCGAACTTTAAATAAATTCCAGATTTTGCGCCATCGTCTGATTGATTTATATACTGAATTGGAATCGGTACGACAGCTTAGCTATTATGCCAGTTGGAAACACCAAAATGGACAAGATGCTGTAAAGGAATCCTGCATGTCGAAATTGAAAGCAACTGAATTGGCAAAAGAAGCATCTGATGTGTGTTTACAGATGTTTGGTGGCAATGGATACATGCACGGCTACCCGATTGAAAGAATGTACAGAGACGCACGGGTAGGCACTATTGTGGGCGGAACTTCTGAAATTATGAAGGAAATCATTGGTAAAATATGGCTCGATGACGTATCTTACAAGCCCGTTTATAAAAATTCCCAAAAAGATAAATTAAAAGAAGAGAAAATGAGTAAAAAACCAGAAACAGCAAGAGAAATTATTGAATCATTACCGGAAAGGTTTAAAAGCGAGAAGTCAGAAGGAGTAGATACAGTCTTTCATTTCGACATTGAAGGCGAAAGAGGAGGCCAATGGACTATTACAGTTGCCGAACAGAAACTGGATTTGAAAGAAGGCTTGCACGGTGAAGCCAAATGTGTGCTGAAAACCAAAGATGCAGTTTATGAAGACTCAGAATTGGGCCGTACCAATGCTCAAATGGCAGTAATGATGGGGAAAATAAAAATTTCCAATATTGGTGAGATGATGAAATTTGTGGGGCTCTTTAAAAGACTGCACTAA
- the folD gene encoding bifunctional methylenetetrahydrofolate dehydrogenase/methenyltetrahydrofolate cyclohydrolase FolD, with the protein MELLSGKKLADEIKKEIKAEVDQIKANGGKTPHLAAVLVGNDGGSETYVNFKIKDCEEVGFKSSLVRFPDSVTEEELLKCVRDLNNDSDVDGYIVQLPLPKHIDKDKINLAIDFRKDVDGFHPINVGRMAQNLPCYLPATPAGIVEILRRYNIETSGKKCVILGRSNIVGSPMSILMARNSNPGNSTVTLCHSRTQNLKEECLQADILIAALGKPEFVTAEMVKQGAVVIDVGTTRVPDASKKSGFKLKGDVKFDEVAEKCSYITPVPGGVGPMTRISLLLNTLKAGKKEIYN; encoded by the coding sequence ATGGAATTACTCAGCGGAAAGAAATTAGCAGACGAAATAAAGAAAGAAATAAAAGCCGAGGTAGATCAAATAAAGGCCAATGGAGGCAAAACACCACATTTGGCTGCTGTTTTGGTGGGCAATGACGGGGGCAGCGAAACCTATGTCAATTTCAAAATCAAAGATTGCGAAGAGGTTGGTTTTAAATCGAGTTTGGTACGTTTCCCCGATTCAGTAACTGAAGAGGAATTGCTAAAATGCGTGCGTGATTTAAACAATGACAGCGATGTTGATGGATACATTGTGCAATTGCCTTTGCCCAAACACATAGACAAAGACAAAATAAACCTGGCTATAGATTTCAGAAAGGATGTAGATGGTTTTCACCCGATTAATGTTGGGAGAATGGCACAGAACCTGCCCTGTTATTTACCTGCAACACCTGCAGGAATCGTTGAAATTCTGCGCAGATACAATATAGAAACCAGTGGAAAAAAATGTGTGATTCTGGGGAGAAGCAATATTGTGGGTTCCCCCATGAGCATTTTAATGGCGCGCAATTCCAATCCGGGCAACAGCACAGTAACGCTTTGTCACAGCCGTACACAAAATTTAAAAGAAGAGTGTTTGCAGGCCGATATCCTGATTGCAGCACTTGGGAAACCCGAATTTGTGACTGCCGAAATGGTAAAACAAGGTGCAGTTGTAATTGATGTGGGAACTACTCGCGTACCTGATGCGTCTAAGAAATCTGGGTTTAAGCTGAAAGGCGATGTTAAATTTGATGAGGTGGCTGAAAAGTGCAGTTATATTACCCCAGTGCCGGGTGGTGTGGGGCCAATGACTCGAATTTCGCTATTATTAAATACCTTAAAAGCCGGAAAAAAAGAAATTTACAATTGA
- a CDS encoding 7-carboxy-7-deazaguanine synthase QueE: MSISTKHINAAIALPVMEDFYTIQGEGYHTGKAAYFIRLAGCDVGCHWCDVKESWKAEEHPILSISEIINRAEQQASRLAVITGGEPLMYNMDVLCAALHKKGFSIHIETSGAHPLTGKWDWICLSPKKFKAPRPEIIQKANELKIIIFNKSDFEWAEKYAEIVNKNCILTLQPEWSMRKKVSASIVEYVKQNPRWNISLQTHKYLQIP, encoded by the coding sequence TTGAGCATTTCTACAAAACATATCAACGCAGCCATTGCACTGCCTGTAATGGAAGATTTCTACACTATACAGGGAGAGGGTTACCATACCGGTAAAGCTGCCTACTTTATTCGCCTGGCAGGCTGTGATGTCGGTTGTCATTGGTGTGATGTAAAGGAAAGCTGGAAAGCAGAAGAACATCCTATTCTTTCTATTTCGGAAATTATAAATAGAGCTGAGCAACAAGCTTCGAGACTGGCTGTAATTACTGGTGGTGAACCGCTGATGTATAACATGGATGTGCTCTGCGCTGCATTACATAAAAAAGGTTTTAGCATTCATATTGAAACATCTGGCGCACATCCACTTACAGGAAAATGGGACTGGATCTGCCTTTCCCCTAAAAAATTCAAAGCCCCAAGACCTGAGATTATTCAAAAAGCCAATGAGCTGAAAATCATAATTTTTAATAAAAGTGATTTCGAATGGGCAGAAAAATATGCAGAAATCGTGAACAAAAACTGTATTTTAACGCTTCAGCCGGAATGGAGTATGCGCAAGAAAGTCAGTGCTTCAATCGTTGAATATGTCAAACAAAACCCGCGCTGGAATATTTCTTTACAGACGCATAAATATTTACAAATTCCCTGA
- a CDS encoding OmpA family protein: protein MKAIQILNHTLFLLLLCFFFSCEATSAQTYKPKKKALSYFNEGKEHMNWGRIKEAEEAFKKAIDKDEDYLEAYYELGNLYEQIRHYDKAYHLYNDIAQSTMRFPLELYFRLAKMSFAIGKFQEAGLFVEQYGMIDRMSPSRKMELEQLKRNIAFAEKASKVKVAFQPKALNGNVNTENKEYFPSMTADGAELYFTRQLPDSKGMLQEDIYVSEWQGDWMPSRRLPLINTPDNEGAHSISADGRHLYFTRCEFEGGFGGCDILVAEKSGDRWGKPRLLPAPINSKMKETQPNISADGKTLFFVSDRKEGGFGHLDIWKSELQENGQWGKPENLGETINTPYSEQRPFFHPDGKTLYFSSAGHPGFGESDMFFSRLQANGQWSKPENLGFPVNSAFNEAGIYVSLNGSKGYIASDRFGERLQFNIYEFMIPEAARPEHVVYVKGKVTDEESEEGLKAKIDFYDTDIQEKVESINTDKENGKFLICLPYGANYAAKINKPGYLYHSESFPLKDAEMQNYSLEIALKALEAGNEVVLKNVFFEVDKYELLEASKTELTEFAGFLKENKSLVIEISGHTDSTGSEAHNKTLSENRAKSVYQFLIEQGIDKNRLRYKGYGSEQPIAENNTAEGRALNRRTQFKVLEVKE from the coding sequence ATGAAAGCTATACAAATCCTGAACCACACTCTTTTTCTGTTGCTCCTTTGCTTTTTCTTTTCCTGCGAGGCAACAAGTGCACAAACCTACAAGCCCAAGAAAAAAGCCCTTTCCTATTTTAATGAAGGAAAAGAGCACATGAATTGGGGGCGAATTAAAGAAGCTGAAGAAGCTTTTAAAAAAGCAATAGATAAAGACGAAGATTACCTTGAAGCCTACTATGAACTGGGCAATCTTTATGAACAAATACGCCACTACGACAAAGCCTACCACCTCTACAATGATATTGCTCAATCTACCATGCGCTTTCCTCTTGAATTATATTTTCGCCTGGCAAAAATGAGTTTTGCTATTGGCAAATTTCAAGAAGCCGGACTTTTTGTAGAGCAATATGGAATGATTGACCGCATGTCGCCCTCAAGAAAAATGGAACTGGAGCAACTCAAAAGAAATATTGCTTTTGCAGAAAAAGCCAGTAAGGTAAAAGTAGCCTTCCAACCCAAAGCCCTGAATGGAAATGTGAATACTGAAAACAAAGAATACTTTCCATCGATGACTGCGGATGGGGCAGAGCTGTATTTTACACGTCAACTGCCCGATTCAAAAGGCATGTTGCAGGAAGATATTTATGTGAGTGAATGGCAGGGAGACTGGATGCCTTCAAGAAGATTGCCTTTGATCAATACGCCCGACAATGAAGGTGCACATAGTATTTCGGCAGATGGGCGTCATTTGTATTTTACGCGCTGCGAATTTGAAGGCGGCTTTGGCGGTTGTGATATCTTAGTGGCTGAAAAGTCCGGTGATCGCTGGGGAAAACCAAGATTGCTGCCGGCTCCCATCAACAGTAAAATGAAAGAAACCCAGCCCAATATTTCAGCGGATGGCAAAACTTTATTTTTTGTAAGCGACAGAAAAGAAGGCGGTTTTGGACATCTTGATATTTGGAAAAGTGAATTGCAGGAAAACGGGCAATGGGGCAAGCCGGAGAACCTGGGAGAAACGATTAATACCCCTTATTCGGAACAAAGACCATTTTTTCATCCCGATGGCAAAACCCTATATTTTTCCTCTGCCGGACATCCCGGATTTGGTGAAAGCGATATGTTTTTTAGTCGTTTACAAGCAAATGGGCAATGGAGCAAACCCGAAAACCTTGGATTCCCTGTCAACTCTGCTTTTAATGAAGCGGGAATTTATGTTTCACTGAACGGATCAAAAGGCTATATTGCTTCCGATCGTTTTGGCGAGCGTTTGCAGTTTAATATTTATGAATTTATGATTCCCGAAGCTGCCCGCCCCGAACATGTGGTTTATGTAAAAGGGAAAGTCACCGATGAGGAAAGTGAGGAAGGCCTGAAAGCTAAAATTGATTTTTACGATACCGATATCCAGGAAAAAGTAGAAAGCATCAATACCGATAAGGAAAATGGTAAGTTTTTGATCTGCCTGCCATATGGAGCAAATTATGCAGCAAAAATCAATAAGCCTGGATATTTGTACCACTCGGAGAGTTTTCCGCTTAAAGATGCTGAAATGCAGAATTACAGCCTTGAAATTGCACTGAAGGCATTAGAGGCCGGAAATGAAGTAGTGCTGAAAAATGTCTTTTTTGAGGTGGATAAATATGAATTATTAGAAGCTTCCAAAACCGAGTTGACAGAATTTGCCGGTTTTTTAAAAGAAAATAAATCCCTGGTGATTGAAATATCTGGACATACAGACAGCACTGGAAGTGAGGCACACAACAAAACGCTTTCAGAAAATCGAGCCAAATCTGTTTATCAATTTTTAATTGAGCAGGGTATAGACAAAAATCGGCTGCGCTACAAAGGCTATGGCTCAGAGCAACCTATTGCTGAAAATAATACAGCAGAAGGCCGCGCACTCAACCGCAGAACACAATTTAAGGTTTTGGAAGTAAAGGAATAG
- the truB gene encoding tRNA pseudouridine(55) synthase TruB: MPHSLTYEFNEGSTLLIDKPLGWTSFDVVKKIRNLCKAKTGHAGTLDPLATGLLIICTGKNTKKIQDYQGMEKEYTGSIFLGATRPSFDRETEIDKEFPIDHITENAILETAKGFIGKSEQEAPAFSALKVAGKPMYESARKGIKTETKIRPIVIGSFKIEKIEMPLVYFRILCSKGTYIRSVAHDFGKRLNSGAYLHSLVRTKIGTYSLEDAWNLEELSAHLKEFKNKQAT, from the coding sequence ATGCCCCATTCACTTACATACGAATTTAATGAAGGCAGCACACTACTAATAGACAAACCACTGGGCTGGACATCTTTTGATGTGGTGAAAAAAATACGGAATCTCTGCAAAGCCAAAACCGGACATGCTGGCACTTTAGATCCGCTTGCAACAGGCCTATTGATTATTTGCACAGGAAAAAACACCAAGAAAATACAGGATTACCAGGGTATGGAAAAGGAATATACCGGAAGTATTTTTCTCGGTGCTACGCGGCCTTCTTTTGACAGAGAGACAGAAATTGATAAGGAATTTCCAATCGACCACATCACGGAAAATGCGATTCTCGAAACAGCTAAAGGCTTTATAGGTAAAAGTGAACAGGAAGCTCCGGCCTTTTCCGCATTGAAAGTAGCCGGCAAACCTATGTATGAATCGGCTCGGAAAGGTATTAAAACAGAAACAAAAATCCGCCCTATAGTCATTGGTTCTTTTAAAATAGAAAAAATAGAAATGCCCCTGGTTTATTTTAGAATCCTTTGCAGCAAAGGTACCTATATCAGAAGTGTGGCGCATGATTTCGGAAAACGCCTCAACAGCGGAGCTTACTTGCACAGCCTTGTCCGAACAAAAATCGGCACCTACAGTTTAGAAGATGCCTGGAACCTTGAAGAACTTAGTGCACATTTAAAAGAATTCAAAAACAAGCAAGCCACATGA
- a CDS encoding bifunctional riboflavin kinase/FAD synthetase, translating into MRVFRSLDNLPAFKNAVLTIGTFDGVHLGHQFIIRQLKKMAQDCNGETILLTFHPHPRLVVNPDDDSLRLLNTLDEKIELLEKYGIDNLVVIPFTKAFANTRPEDYVKELLWEKFHPHTIVIGYDHKFGKNRKGDIQTIQSFSDELDFRVIEIEKQLVNDIAVSSTKVRKALFEGAVDKAMKMLGHPYSITGQVQEGDKIGRTLGYPTANIQIEDKNKLVPADGIYCAKVWREKDQSTHLAMLSIGLRPTINDKKIRSLEVYLLNFNEDLYGETLKVEFYKYLRSEKKFDSLENLVKAMDKDKEATIAYFKN; encoded by the coding sequence ATGAGGGTTTTCAGATCGCTGGATAATTTACCCGCTTTTAAAAATGCCGTTTTAACCATCGGTACCTTTGATGGAGTGCACCTTGGCCATCAATTTATCATCCGACAATTAAAGAAAATGGCACAGGATTGCAATGGTGAAACCATTTTACTCACTTTTCACCCGCACCCGCGACTTGTGGTCAATCCCGATGATGATAGTCTTAGATTGCTCAATACCTTGGATGAAAAAATCGAGCTTTTAGAAAAATACGGCATTGACAACCTTGTAGTTATTCCTTTTACCAAAGCATTTGCCAATACACGTCCTGAAGATTATGTAAAAGAATTGCTCTGGGAAAAATTCCATCCACATACTATTGTTATTGGTTATGATCATAAATTCGGAAAAAACCGAAAAGGTGACATACAGACTATTCAGTCATTTAGCGATGAACTGGATTTCAGGGTAATAGAAATAGAAAAGCAATTGGTCAATGATATTGCCGTGAGTTCTACCAAAGTACGAAAGGCACTTTTTGAAGGAGCAGTGGACAAGGCTATGAAAATGCTGGGACACCCCTACTCTATTACCGGGCAAGTACAGGAAGGCGATAAAATTGGAAGAACGCTTGGCTACCCCACAGCCAATATTCAGATAGAAGATAAAAACAAACTCGTTCCTGCCGATGGCATTTACTGTGCAAAAGTTTGGCGCGAAAAAGACCAAAGTACGCATTTGGCAATGCTCAGTATCGGACTTCGGCCAACTATCAACGATAAAAAAATCCGCAGCCTGGAAGTCTATCTTTTAAATTTTAATGAAGACCTATACGGAGAAACCCTTAAAGTAGAGTTTTACAAATACCTGCGTTCAGAAAAAAAATTCGACAGCCTGGAAAATCTGGTAAAAGCAATGGACAAAGACAAGGAAGCAACTATTGCTTACTTCAAGAACTAA
- a CDS encoding BamA/TamA family outer membrane protein encodes MIKYGLLLFVCLLSLPIKAQRLAEFISNWEEKRHRFLPIPLIAYTPETNWMFGASVAHLYRLKDDSLSNVSYTSLTGFYTLNRQYVFNLQFQFNFKENTNRLEGAAVFEKYPFQYFGLGNWNTSEDREAYNSNQMVLKLRYLRKVLPGFFIGLQVRHQSAYNIEAQKEGGLFDQGLVPGGDGFDATGIGANLTYDTRDNPFYPFEGHYMQLSNHNYLDILGSDMQFYNLKFDLRSYVNPGNRAHVLAFQSVFDFNIGEQPPFLMMAQIGGEQLLRGILRGKYRDRHMLLTQFEYRFPIWWRFSGAVFGGAAEVMDQWSDLDWPGVRLAGGAGLRFTLNAQERLNIRFDVGFGPDGSWNWYLVLNEAF; translated from the coding sequence ATGATCAAATATGGCCTGTTACTTTTTGTCTGTTTGCTTTCACTTCCAATTAAAGCACAGCGACTTGCCGAATTTATAAGCAATTGGGAAGAAAAGCGCCATCGTTTCCTACCTATACCGCTTATAGCCTACACTCCTGAAACCAATTGGATGTTTGGTGCAAGTGTGGCACATCTTTACAGGTTGAAAGATGATTCATTGTCGAATGTATCCTACACTTCACTCACAGGATTTTATACGCTCAATAGACAGTATGTTTTTAATCTGCAATTTCAGTTTAATTTCAAAGAAAACACCAATAGACTTGAGGGAGCGGCAGTTTTTGAGAAATATCCTTTTCAATACTTCGGTCTGGGCAATTGGAATACTTCAGAAGATCGTGAAGCTTATAATTCCAATCAAATGGTTTTGAAATTGCGCTATTTAAGAAAAGTACTGCCCGGGTTTTTTATAGGGCTTCAGGTGCGCCATCAAAGTGCCTATAATATTGAAGCGCAAAAAGAGGGAGGCTTGTTTGACCAGGGGCTGGTTCCGGGAGGAGATGGCTTTGATGCAACGGGAATTGGAGCTAATCTTACTTACGATACCCGGGATAATCCGTTTTATCCTTTTGAAGGGCATTATATGCAGCTTTCCAATCACAATTATCTGGATATCCTGGGCAGCGATATGCAATTTTACAATCTGAAATTTGATTTGCGCTCTTATGTAAATCCTGGCAACAGGGCACATGTGCTGGCCTTTCAGAGTGTTTTTGATTTTAATATTGGAGAACAGCCACCTTTTCTAATGATGGCACAAATAGGTGGGGAGCAGCTACTGCGTGGGATTTTGCGGGGAAAATACCGTGACCGGCATATGTTGTTGACTCAGTTTGAATACCGCTTTCCAATTTGGTGGCGTTTTTCAGGAGCTGTTTTTGGCGGAGCCGCTGAGGTGATGGATCAATGGAGTGATTTGGATTGGCCTGGTGTGCGATTGGCAGGTGGTGCCGGTCTGCGGTTTACGCTTAATGCGCAGGAGCGGCTCAATATCCGATTTGATGTAGGTTTTGGCCCCGATGGTTCCTGGAATTGGTATTTGGTATTGAACGAGGCTTTTTGA